Proteins from a genomic interval of Streptococcus sp. D7B5:
- a CDS encoding asparaginase, translated as MPKKILVLHTGGTISMQADATGAVVTSQDNPMNHVSNPLEGIEVHALDFFNLPSPHIKPKHMLALYHKIKEEADNYDGVVITHGTDTLEETAYFLDTMKIPPIPIVLTGAMRSSNELGSDGVYNYLSALRVASDDKAADKGVLVVMNDEIHAAKYVTKTHTTNVSTFQTPTHGPLGLIMKQEILYFKTAEPRVRFDLEHIQGLVPIISAYAGMTDELIDMLDLEQLDGLVIQAFGAGNVPKETAQKLENLLQKGIPVALVSRCFNGIAEPVYAYQGGGVQLQESGVLFVKELNAQKARLKLLIALNAGLKGQALKDYMEG; from the coding sequence ATGCCTAAGAAAATCCTTGTTTTACATACAGGTGGGACTATTTCCATGCAAGCAGATGCCACTGGTGCCGTTGTAACTAGCCAGGACAATCCCATGAACCATGTTTCCAATCCGCTTGAAGGGATTGAGGTTCATGCCCTAGACTTTTTTAATCTGCCAAGCCCTCATATCAAACCCAAGCATATGCTTGCACTCTATCATAAGATTAAAGAGGAAGCTGATAACTACGATGGAGTTGTCATCACACATGGTACAGATACCTTAGAAGAAACAGCCTACTTCCTTGATACCATGAAAATCCCGCCCATCCCCATCGTTCTAACCGGGGCCATGCGTAGTTCAAACGAACTTGGTAGCGACGGTGTTTATAACTATCTGAGCGCTTTACGAGTTGCCAGCGATGATAAAGCAGCCGACAAGGGTGTGCTGGTCGTCATGAACGACGAGATTCATGCAGCAAAGTATGTTACCAAAACTCATACGACCAACGTCAGCACCTTTCAAACCCCAACACATGGACCACTTGGCCTCATCATGAAGCAAGAAATCCTCTACTTTAAAACGGCTGAACCTCGTGTCCGCTTTGATCTTGAGCATATTCAAGGTCTAGTTCCCATCATCTCAGCCTATGCCGGTATGACAGACGAGCTGATCGATATGTTAGACTTGGAACAGCTGGATGGCTTAGTCATTCAGGCTTTTGGAGCAGGCAATGTTCCCAAAGAAACAGCTCAAAAGTTGGAAAATCTCCTCCAAAAAGGAATCCCAGTCGCCTTGGTCTCACGTTGTTTTAATGGCATTGCTGAACCTGTTTATGCCTACCAAGGTGGGGGGGTTCAATTGCAAGAGTCTGGCGTTCTCTTTGTCAAAGAACTCAACGCTCAAAAAGCTCGCCTCAAATTATTAATTGCCCTTAATGCTGGATTAAAAGGACAAGCCTTAAAAGACTATATGGAAGGCTAA
- a CDS encoding DUF308 domain-containing protein, whose product MPKLSETYSKWKSIGEGLLAIVLGLLLIRFGQVIPRMGYQLLMGYFSLSAVWHLLTRWFQDKKRRENIFVTLGKLVVAALVFDSIILQDLALYLLVFIIASYQLFTGIISLVTWSLYQKNAIHPRLHHLFDAVWMIGFGLYSISPFHDAANFELLLLGFYLLMLGASSLRDGFFFERIENNPKLKRRMRMTLPIFVTALIPISTLRKLNEWLSNHESQEGEVHSERKNDQVVDLEIFIHTSETSFFLAMGHVDICYQGKVISYGSYDPHSERLFGMVGDGVLFKANREKYIELCKRESQKTLFAYGLSLTDQQKAAIQARLEEIEDLLIPWEPSSQLMKRREGEVKHTYSYQLKQEADATLYKFSSSEFKTYFVLSTNCVLLADSIVGKAGTDILSPQGFIVPGTYQDYLDLEYTKPNGLVVSRSIY is encoded by the coding sequence ATGCCTAAACTTTCCGAGACCTATAGCAAGTGGAAGAGTATCGGGGAGGGACTACTTGCTATTGTTTTAGGGCTTCTCTTGATTCGATTTGGACAAGTTATTCCGCGAATGGGATACCAGTTGCTGATGGGCTATTTTTCCTTGTCAGCAGTTTGGCACTTGTTGACTCGCTGGTTTCAGGATAAAAAACGTCGGGAAAATATCTTTGTAACCTTGGGCAAGCTGGTGGTTGCGGCTCTTGTATTTGACTCTATCATCTTGCAAGACCTCGCCCTCTATCTCCTGGTTTTTATCATTGCGAGCTATCAGCTGTTTACGGGCATCATTAGCCTTGTGACTTGGTCTCTCTATCAAAAAAATGCCATTCATCCTCGGCTCCATCATCTCTTCGATGCTGTATGGATGATAGGATTCGGTCTTTATAGCATCTCTCCTTTTCACGATGCAGCGAATTTTGAATTGCTCTTGCTTGGGTTTTACTTGCTCATGCTAGGAGCCAGTAGCCTCCGGGACGGTTTCTTTTTTGAAAGGATAGAAAACAATCCCAAGCTAAAACGACGAATGCGAATGACTTTGCCGATCTTTGTGACGGCTTTGATCCCTATCAGCACCTTGCGCAAATTGAATGAGTGGCTGTCAAATCATGAAAGTCAAGAAGGGGAAGTTCATTCAGAAAGAAAAAACGATCAGGTAGTTGATCTAGAAATTTTTATTCATACCTCAGAAACATCCTTCTTCCTCGCTATGGGACATGTGGATATTTGTTATCAAGGGAAGGTTATTTCCTATGGTTCGTATGATCCCCACTCGGAGCGTTTGTTCGGCATGGTTGGAGATGGTGTTTTGTTTAAGGCCAATCGGGAAAAATACATCGAGCTCTGTAAGAGGGAAAGTCAGAAGACCTTGTTTGCTTATGGTCTGAGTTTGACGGACCAACAGAAAGCAGCCATCCAAGCTCGTCTAGAGGAGATAGAAGACCTGTTAATTCCTTGGGAACCAAGTTCACAGTTGATGAAAAGAAGAGAGGGCGAGGTAAAGCATACCTACTCCTACCAACTGAAACAAGAAGCAGATGCGACCCTCTATAAATTCAGTTCATCCGAGTTTAAGACCTACTTTGTTCTCAGTACCAATTGTGTTTTGCTGGCAGACTCTATCGTGGGAAAAGCTGGGACTGATATATTGAGTCCCCAAGGTTTCATTGTGCCAGGGACTTATCAGGATTACCTTGACTTAGAGTATACAAAACCAAATGGTCTAGTTGTCAGTCGCTCTATTTATTAG
- a CDS encoding DUF960 domain-containing protein — MAFTNTQRRSASFGVVTSLPDDVIDSLWYIIDHFLKNVFELEEELEFQLLNNKGTITFHFSSQHLPTSIDFDFNHPFDPLYPPRVLILDLDGRETILLPEENDLF, encoded by the coding sequence ATGGCTTTTACAAATACACAGAGACGTTCCGCTAGTTTTGGTGTCGTGACCAGCCTACCTGACGATGTCATTGACTCTTTATGGTATATTATCGATCATTTCCTAAAAAATGTCTTTGAATTAGAAGAAGAGCTTGAGTTTCAACTGCTCAACAATAAGGGGACCATCACCTTCCATTTTTCTAGCCAGCACCTTCCGACTAGCATCGATTTTGATTTCAATCATCCTTTCGATCCGCTTTACCCTCCTAGGGTCCTTATTTTAGACTTGGACGGCAGAGAAACCATCCTCCTTCCAGAAGAAAATGACCTATTTTAA
- the ccpA gene encoding catabolite control protein A: MNTDDTVTIYDVAREAGVSMATVSRVVNGNKNVKENTRKKVLEVIDRLDYRPNAVARGLASKKTTTVGVVIPNITNGYFSTLAKGIDDIAEMYKYNIVLANSDEDDEKEVSVVNTLFSKQVDGIIFMGYHLTEKIRSEFSRSRTPVVLAGTVDVEHQLPSVNIDYKQATIDAVSYLLKENEKIAFVSGPLVDDINGKVRLIGYKEALKKAGHSYSEGLVFESKYSYDDGYALAERLISSQATAAVVTGDELAAGVLNGLADHGVSVPEEFEIITTDDSQIARFTRPNLTTIAQPLYDLGAISMRMLTKIMHKEELEEREVLLPHGLTERRSTRKRK; the protein is encoded by the coding sequence ATGAACACAGATGATACAGTAACGATTTATGACGTCGCCCGTGAAGCAGGAGTTTCAATGGCAACAGTTAGCCGTGTCGTTAATGGCAACAAGAATGTTAAAGAGAACACTCGAAAAAAAGTCCTAGAAGTGATTGATCGCTTGGACTATCGTCCAAATGCGGTAGCACGTGGTTTGGCTAGCAAGAAAACAACGACAGTCGGAGTTGTGATTCCTAACATTACCAATGGTTATTTCTCAACACTTGCTAAGGGGATTGACGACATTGCTGAAATGTACAAGTATAACATTGTCCTAGCAAATAGTGATGAGGATGATGAAAAGGAAGTTTCAGTGGTTAACACTCTCTTTTCAAAACAAGTCGATGGGATTATCTTTATGGGCTATCACTTGACTGAAAAGATTCGTTCAGAATTCTCTCGTTCACGGACACCGGTTGTTCTTGCCGGTACTGTGGATGTAGAACACCAACTTCCAAGTGTGAATATTGACTACAAACAAGCAACGATTGATGCCGTGAGCTACCTTCTCAAAGAAAACGAGAAAATTGCTTTTGTGAGTGGACCACTCGTCGATGATATCAATGGCAAGGTTCGTTTGATTGGTTACAAGGAAGCCTTGAAAAAAGCTGGACATTCTTATAGCGAGGGATTGGTCTTTGAATCAAAATACAGCTATGATGATGGTTATGCCTTGGCAGAACGCTTGATTTCATCACAAGCTACAGCCGCAGTTGTAACAGGCGATGAATTGGCAGCAGGTGTCCTAAATGGTTTGGCTGACCACGGTGTGTCTGTACCAGAAGAGTTTGAAATCATTACGACAGATGACTCTCAGATTGCACGATTCACTCGTCCAAACTTGACTACTATTGCCCAACCTCTTTATGACTTAGGTGCTATCAGCATGCGTATGTTGACTAAGATTATGCATAAGGAAGAATTGGAAGAACGTGAAGTTCTCTTACCTCATGGTTTGACAGAACGCCGCTCTACACGAAAACGTAAATAG